One genomic segment of Primulina tabacum isolate GXHZ01 chromosome 9, ASM2559414v2, whole genome shotgun sequence includes these proteins:
- the LOC142504458 gene encoding protein ANTAGONIST OF LIKE HETEROCHROMATIN PROTEIN 1-like — MSHSSRSSSSSSSSSPTSEDEVQAEVNDEICDPGEEMMLCMLELSREIHESSESSNDIRRRRRFIQRNREAGHLRLVNDYFSASPVYQDYIFRRRFRMRRELFIHIVKALEANSMYFQMRNDAARRKGLSPLQKCTAAIRQLAYGVPADHLDEYLRMGESTAIKCLFKFCQNVVEIFGDRYLRRPNADDIQCLLQMHEEKHKFPGMLGSLDCMHWQWKNCPVAWKGQFTRGHGSPTIVLEAVASQDLWIWHAFFGVAGSRNDINVLYESPIFNNILQENAPEINFTVNVTHYTKGYYLTDGIYPEWATFVKAFPCPEYPERRLFKERQESARKDVERAFGVLQSRWAIVRGPARYWYRKKLKYIMLTCIILHNMIVEDDGCNVTNWSNDEGDEPAQPVQGSNRGFHDYLRRNSELCDSQLHHQLRADLVEHIWTEYNNN, encoded by the coding sequence ATGTCTCATTCTTCGagaagctcgagctcgagctcgagctctaGCCCAACAAGCGAAGACGAAGTACAAGCTGAAGTTAATGACGAAATTTGTGATCCGGGAGAAGAAATGATGTTATGCATGCTTGAACTAAGCAGAGAAATACATGAATCTTCTGAAAGTAGTAACGATATTCGACGAAGAAGAAGGTTCAtccaaagaaatcgtgaagccgGTCACTTGCGGCTCGTCAATGATTATTTTTCCGCCAGCCCAGTGTATCAAGATTATATATTTCGAAGAAGATTTCGTATGCGAAGAGAGTTATTCATTCACATTGTGAAAGCACTTGAGGCCAATTCAATGTATTTTCAAATGAGGAACGATGCTGCTAGAAGGAAAGGATTGTCACCACTACAAAAATGCACAGCTGCTATACGTCAATTGGCTTATGGAGTCCCTGCCGACCATCTTGATGAGTACCTACGTATGGGGGAATCAACTGCCATCAAGTGTCTTTTCAAATTCTGCCAAAATGTGGTTGAAATATTTGGTGATCGATACCTGAGAAGGCCGAATGCTGATGATATTCAATGTCTTCTTCAAATGCACGAAGAGAAACACAAATTCCCTGGCATGTTGGGTAGCCTTGATTGTATGCACTGGCAGTGGAAAAATTGTCCAGTTGCTTGGAAAGGGCAGTTTACCAGAGGCCATGGGTCGCCGACAATCGTACTTGAAGCAGTCGCATCTCAAGATCTGTGGATATGGCACGCATTCTTCGGGGTCGCGGGTTCACGTAATGATATTAACGTGTTGTACGAATCTCCCATATTCAACAATATCTTGCAAGAAAATGCCCCGGAGATCAATTTCACAGTTAATGTCACTCATTATACGAAGGGTTACTATCTAACGGATGGAATATATCCGGAATGGGCTACTTTCGTTAAGGCTTTTCCTTGTCCGGAGTATCCTGAAAGGAGATTGTTTAAGGAAAGACAAGAGTCTGCAAGAAAAGATGTTGAACGGGCATTTGGAGTGCTCCAATCTAGATGGGCGATTGTTAGAGGTCCAGCTCGTTATTGGtacagaaaaaaattaaaatatattatgttaaCATGCATTATTTTGCACAACATGATTGTTGAGGATGATGGGTGTAACGTGACAAATTGGTCTAACGACGAAGGTGACGAACCCGCACAACCTGTCCAAGGCTCAAACCGAGGATTTCATGATTATCTCCGTAGAAATTCCGAACTATGTGACTCTCAATTACATCACCAACTTCGTGCTGACTTAGTTGAGCATATTTGGACAGAGTACAACAACAATTAG